One window from the genome of Amycolatopsis sp. NBC_01480 encodes:
- a CDS encoding lysine N(6)-hydroxylase/L-ornithine N(5)-oxygenase family protein: protein MSRAVVGGQVPVYDVAGVGFGPSNLALAIALTEHNASGADTVTAHFLERQNGFGWHRGMLIDNATMQVSFLKDLATMRNPTSEFSFLNYLHAKDRLVDFINHKNLFPLRIEFHDYFEWAAAKVDDLVSYGTEVLSVKPVLEGDEVVYFDVVARSGGETTELRARNLVLGTGLRPNLPAGITAGERIWHNSGLLHRVAELREADPRRFVVVGAGQSAAEVAALLHDEFPRAEVCAVFSRYGYSPADDSSFANRIFDPEAVDQFYAASEPVKERLMRYHGATNYSAVDLELIDELYRRVYREKVQGVERLRLLNVSRPVEVTDHGTHVRATVESLTTGERTELDADAVVYATGYLPADPTPLLGDLAGSCLRDGAGRLRVERDYRITTDAVVRGGLYLQGGTEHTHGITSSLLSNTAVRVGEILGSIVDRRAAVVERPEYAVSGTR from the coding sequence ATGTCACGAGCAGTGGTCGGTGGCCAGGTGCCGGTTTACGACGTGGCCGGGGTGGGCTTCGGCCCGTCGAACCTGGCCCTCGCGATCGCCCTGACCGAGCACAACGCGAGTGGCGCGGACACCGTGACCGCGCACTTCCTGGAGCGCCAGAACGGGTTCGGCTGGCACCGCGGGATGCTGATCGACAACGCGACCATGCAGGTGTCCTTCCTCAAGGACCTGGCGACGATGCGGAACCCGACCAGCGAGTTCAGCTTCCTGAACTACCTGCACGCCAAGGACCGGCTGGTCGACTTCATCAACCACAAGAACCTGTTCCCGCTGCGCATCGAGTTCCACGACTACTTCGAGTGGGCCGCGGCGAAGGTGGACGACCTGGTGTCGTACGGCACCGAGGTGCTGTCGGTGAAGCCGGTGCTCGAAGGCGACGAGGTCGTCTACTTCGACGTGGTCGCCCGCTCCGGCGGCGAGACGACGGAGCTGCGCGCGCGGAACCTGGTGCTGGGCACCGGCCTGCGGCCGAACCTGCCCGCGGGGATCACCGCGGGTGAGCGGATCTGGCACAACAGCGGGCTGCTGCACCGGGTCGCGGAGCTGCGCGAGGCCGACCCCCGCCGGTTCGTGGTGGTCGGCGCCGGGCAGAGCGCGGCCGAGGTCGCGGCGCTGCTGCACGACGAGTTCCCGCGCGCCGAGGTGTGCGCGGTCTTCTCGCGGTACGGCTACAGCCCGGCCGACGACAGCTCGTTCGCCAACCGGATCTTCGATCCCGAGGCGGTGGACCAGTTCTACGCCGCGAGCGAGCCGGTCAAGGAGCGCCTGATGCGCTACCACGGCGCCACCAACTACTCCGCGGTCGACCTCGAGCTGATCGACGAGCTGTACCGGCGCGTCTACCGCGAGAAGGTGCAGGGCGTCGAACGGCTGCGGCTGCTCAACGTCTCGCGCCCGGTGGAGGTGACCGACCACGGCACGCACGTGCGCGCGACGGTCGAGTCGCTGACCACCGGCGAGCGCACGGAGCTGGACGCCGACGCCGTTGTGTACGCCACGGGTTACCTGCCTGCCGACCCGACGCCGTTGCTCGGGGATCTGGCGGGTTCGTGCCTGCGGGACGGTGCGGGGCGGTTGCGGGTGGAGCGCGATTACCGCATCACTACGGATGCCGTGGTGCGCGGCGGGTTGTACCTGCAAGGTGGGACTGAGCACACGCACGGGATCACGTCTTCGCTGTTGTCGAACACGGCGGTGCGGGTGGGGGAGATTCTCGGGTCCATTGTGGACCGACGGGCGGCGGTGGTCGAACGGCCCGAGTACGCGGTGAGTGGCACCCGCTGA
- a CDS encoding methionyl-tRNA formyltransferase, producing MRVAMFGYQTWGHRTLRALIDAGHEVALVVTHPKSEHAYEKIWSDSVADLAEANGIRALLRTRPDDPELLAELKAADLDLIVANNWRTWLPPEIFALPRHGTLNVHDSLLPAYAGFSPLIWALINGEPEVGVTAHMMNAELDAGDIVVQRAVPVGPKDTTTDLFHRTVDLIAPITTEAISLIETGNVVPIAQDRSKASFFHKRAPRDSLIDWTWPAEDIERLVRAQSDPYPNAFAYHRGDQLRIAAASVSAGHYGGTPGRIFIKEGDGVVIVAGPEARRGHSPGLLVERVRTADGTELAAADYFTTMGGYLTDRP from the coding sequence ATGCGCGTGGCCATGTTCGGCTACCAGACCTGGGGGCACCGCACCCTGCGAGCGCTGATCGACGCGGGCCACGAGGTCGCCCTCGTCGTCACGCACCCGAAGAGCGAGCACGCCTACGAGAAGATCTGGTCCGACTCCGTCGCCGACCTGGCCGAGGCGAACGGCATCCGCGCGCTGCTGCGCACCAGGCCGGACGACCCCGAGCTGCTGGCCGAGCTGAAGGCGGCCGACCTGGACCTGATCGTGGCGAACAACTGGCGGACCTGGCTGCCGCCGGAGATCTTCGCCCTGCCCCGGCACGGCACCCTGAACGTGCACGACTCGCTGCTACCCGCGTACGCCGGCTTCTCGCCGCTCATCTGGGCGCTGATCAACGGCGAGCCCGAGGTCGGCGTGACCGCCCACATGATGAACGCCGAACTGGACGCGGGCGACATCGTCGTGCAGCGCGCGGTGCCGGTCGGCCCGAAGGACACGACCACGGATCTGTTCCACCGCACCGTGGACCTGATCGCGCCGATCACCACCGAGGCCATCTCACTGATCGAGACGGGCAACGTGGTCCCGATCGCCCAGGACCGTTCGAAGGCGAGCTTCTTCCACAAGCGCGCTCCCCGCGACAGCCTGATCGACTGGACCTGGCCGGCGGAGGACATCGAACGCCTGGTGCGCGCCCAATCCGACCCGTACCCCAACGCGTTCGCCTACCACCGCGGCGACCAGCTGCGGATCGCCGCCGCCTCGGTCTCGGCCGGCCACTACGGCGGCACGCCGGGCCGGATCTTCATCAAGGAGGGCGACGGCGTGGTGATCGTCGCCGGCCCCGAAGCCCGGCGCGGCCACTCCCCCGGCCTGCTCGTCGAACGCGTCCGCACTGCCGACGGCACGGAACTCGCCGCAGCCGACTACTTCACGACGATGGGCGGGTACCTCACCGACCGTCCCTGA
- a CDS encoding ABC-F family ATP-binding cassette domain-containing protein, which translates to MSATIVAKDLAAGHGDRTLFSGLDLVVAPGDVVGLVGVNGAGKSTLLRTLAGLERPESGAVRLNPPTATVGHLPQEPERRPGESVREFLARRTGVSAAQAELDAATEALTAGEDGADDSYATALDRWLALGGADLDERAGEVAADLGLAVDLDQPMVSLSGGQAARAGLASLLLSRYDVFLLDEPTNDLDLDGLARLERFVTGLRAATVLVSHDREFLARTVDRVVELDLAQQQVRAYGGGYESYLEEREVARRHAREDYEEYASTRSALEARAGMQRAWMEKGVKNARRKAPDNDKVGRKFRSEATEKQASKARQTDRMIERLDVVEEPRKEWELRMEIAAAPRAGAVVATLRGAVVRRDGFTLGPVDLQVDWADKVAITGANGAGKSTLLAALLGRLPLDEGSAALGPGVVVGEVDQARRLFLGDEPLSDAFAREVPSLPDAEVRTLLAKFGLKAAHVLRSAETLSPGERTRAALALLQARGVNLLVLDEPTNHLDLPAIEQLESALDRYPGTLLLVTHDRRMLDAVAVTRRLEVDGGKVTEA; encoded by the coding sequence ATGAGCGCAACGATCGTCGCGAAGGACCTGGCTGCCGGCCATGGTGACCGCACTTTGTTTTCCGGCCTCGACCTGGTTGTCGCCCCTGGCGACGTGGTGGGGCTCGTCGGGGTGAACGGCGCCGGGAAGTCGACCCTGCTGCGCACGCTCGCCGGGCTGGAGCGGCCGGAGTCGGGCGCGGTGCGGCTGAACCCGCCGACGGCCACCGTCGGCCATCTGCCACAGGAGCCGGAGCGTCGGCCGGGGGAGTCGGTTCGCGAGTTTCTGGCGCGCCGCACCGGGGTTTCCGCCGCGCAGGCCGAGCTGGACGCCGCGACCGAAGCGCTCACCGCGGGCGAAGACGGCGCCGACGACAGCTACGCCACGGCGCTGGACCGCTGGCTCGCCCTCGGCGGCGCCGACCTCGACGAGCGCGCGGGTGAAGTTGCCGCGGACCTCGGCTTGGCCGTCGACCTGGATCAGCCGATGGTGTCGTTGTCCGGCGGGCAGGCCGCGCGCGCCGGGCTGGCCTCGTTGCTGCTGAGCCGGTACGACGTGTTCCTGCTCGACGAGCCGACCAACGACCTGGACCTCGACGGCCTCGCCCGGCTCGAGCGGTTCGTCACCGGCCTGCGCGCGGCGACCGTGCTGGTCAGCCACGACCGCGAGTTCCTGGCGCGCACTGTGGACCGGGTGGTCGAGCTGGACCTGGCGCAGCAGCAGGTCCGCGCGTACGGCGGCGGGTACGAGTCGTACCTCGAGGAGCGCGAGGTGGCGCGGCGGCACGCGCGCGAGGACTACGAGGAGTACGCCAGCACCCGCTCCGCGCTGGAGGCCCGCGCGGGCATGCAGCGCGCGTGGATGGAGAAGGGCGTCAAGAACGCGCGGCGCAAGGCGCCTGACAACGACAAGGTCGGGCGCAAGTTCCGCAGTGAGGCCACGGAAAAGCAGGCGTCGAAGGCCCGTCAGACCGACCGGATGATCGAGCGGCTGGACGTGGTGGAGGAGCCCCGCAAGGAGTGGGAGCTGCGGATGGAGATCGCCGCGGCCCCGCGCGCCGGGGCGGTGGTGGCCACGCTGCGCGGCGCCGTCGTCCGGCGCGACGGCTTCACCCTCGGCCCGGTCGACCTCCAGGTGGACTGGGCGGACAAGGTCGCCATCACCGGCGCGAACGGCGCGGGCAAGTCGACGCTGCTGGCCGCGCTGCTCGGCCGGCTGCCGCTGGACGAGGGCAGCGCGGCGCTCGGCCCGGGCGTCGTGGTCGGCGAGGTCGACCAGGCACGGCGGCTCTTCCTCGGCGACGAACCGCTTTCGGACGCCTTCGCCCGCGAAGTCCCTTCGCTGCCCGACGCGGAAGTCCGGACCCTGCTGGCGAAGTTCGGCCTGAAGGCGGCGCACGTGCTGCGCTCCGCGGAGACGCTCTCGCCGGGTGAGCGCACGCGCGCCGCCCTGGCCTTGCTGCAGGCCCGCGGCGTCAACCTGCTGGTGCTCGACGAGCCGACCAACCACCTGGACCTGCCCGCGATCGAGCAGCTGGAGTCCGCTTTGGACCGTTACCCGGGCACCCTGCTCCTGGTGACGCACGACCGCCGCATGCTCGACGCCGTCGCGGTCACCCGCCGCCTCGAAGTGGACGGTGGCAAGGTGACCGAGGCCTGA
- a CDS encoding VOC family protein codes for MRIKHQVVAFDAADMAAESRFWAGVLDGEVDEDDEWHMVTVAGAPRIGVQLAPDHVPPEWPDGPTRQQVHLDLWVEDFAEAHEQVMSHGATVLKPAEGSTSGEDFQVYADPAGHPFCLCWLVALRPETT; via the coding sequence ATGCGAATCAAACACCAGGTCGTCGCCTTTGACGCGGCCGATATGGCCGCGGAGAGCCGTTTCTGGGCGGGAGTGCTGGACGGCGAGGTGGACGAGGACGACGAGTGGCACATGGTCACCGTGGCCGGGGCGCCCCGGATCGGCGTGCAGCTCGCGCCGGATCATGTGCCGCCGGAGTGGCCCGATGGGCCGACCCGGCAACAGGTGCACCTCGATCTGTGGGTCGAGGACTTCGCCGAAGCGCACGAGCAGGTGATGTCGCACGGCGCTACCGTGCTGAAGCCTGCCGAGGGAAGCACATCAGGGGAAGACTTCCAGGTGTACGCCGATCCGGCCGGGCACCCGTTCTGCCTGTGCTGGCTGGTCGCCCTGCGACCGGAAACGACCTGA
- a CDS encoding alginate lyase family protein: MLPVLLGLAATPAPATPTPAAPAAFTHPGVLVSRAQLDFVRTKVNSGAQPWKSAYDQMMGSSYASLSRTAKPRSVVECGPYSNPNLGCTDEREDAIAAYTDALAWYLTQDDRYAKKAIELMDAWSATITNHTNSNAPLQTGWAGSSWSRAAELIKSTYTSWPNAGRFATMLRNVYLSKIIGGSNSNGNWELVMMEAAVGISVFLDDQSSYDSAMARYRNRVAAYVYLSSDGSLPKTVPGSGLNTRDQIVSYWQGQGTFMTGLTQETCRDFVHTGYGIASIADVAETSRIQGQDLYGTDVGERLRQALGFQSKYQLGAAVPSNLCGGKLTLGLGPVTEVGFNALNTRLGIAMANTQTLTEQQRPAGTNNLFVEWQTLTHASNPN, encoded by the coding sequence ATGCTGCCAGTCCTGCTGGGACTGGCGGCCACTCCGGCACCGGCCACGCCCACCCCGGCCGCACCTGCGGCTTTCACGCACCCCGGGGTGCTGGTCAGCCGCGCACAACTGGATTTCGTCCGCACGAAGGTCAATTCCGGCGCCCAGCCGTGGAAGAGCGCGTACGACCAGATGATGGGCAGTTCGTACGCCTCCCTTTCCCGTACCGCGAAACCGCGTTCGGTCGTCGAATGCGGCCCTTATTCGAATCCGAATCTCGGTTGTACCGATGAGCGGGAAGACGCGATCGCCGCGTATACCGACGCCCTCGCCTGGTATCTGACGCAGGACGACCGTTACGCCAAGAAGGCGATCGAGCTGATGGACGCGTGGTCGGCGACGATCACCAATCACACCAACAGCAACGCGCCGCTGCAGACCGGCTGGGCGGGCTCGTCGTGGTCGCGGGCGGCCGAGCTGATCAAGTCGACGTACACCAGCTGGCCCAACGCCGGCCGCTTCGCGACGATGCTGCGCAACGTCTACCTGTCGAAGATCATCGGCGGCAGCAACAGCAACGGGAACTGGGAGCTGGTGATGATGGAGGCCGCCGTCGGCATCTCCGTCTTCCTCGACGACCAGTCCAGCTACGACTCGGCGATGGCCCGCTACCGCAACCGCGTGGCCGCGTACGTCTATCTGTCCAGCGACGGTTCCCTGCCCAAGACGGTGCCCGGCAGCGGCTTGAACACGCGCGACCAGATCGTCAGCTACTGGCAGGGCCAGGGCACCTTCATGACCGGCCTGACCCAGGAAACCTGCCGCGACTTCGTCCACACCGGCTACGGCATCGCCTCGATCGCCGACGTCGCGGAAACCTCCCGCATCCAGGGCCAGGACCTGTACGGCACTGATGTCGGCGAACGGCTTCGCCAGGCCCTGGGCTTCCAGTCGAAGTACCAGCTGGGCGCCGCCGTCCCGAGCAACCTGTGCGGCGGCAAGCTCACCCTGGGCCTCGGCCCGGTCACCGAGGTGGGCTTCAACGCCCTGAACACCCGCCTCGGCATCGCCATGGCCAACACCCAGACCCTGACCGAGCAGCAACGCCCGGCGGGCACCAACAACCTGTTCGTGGAATGGCAGACCCTCACCCACGCCTCGAACCCCAACTGA
- a CDS encoding enoyl-CoA hydratase/isomerase family protein: MTRLDRDEHGLAVLTIDAPPLNLYTTELQNDLLTAIAALEAEPARALLIRAEGKIVSGGVDVSLFDAQGSAAEAKVFFDRLLTVPERLAALPFPTVFAAHGLCLTWAFEVAVACDLLLAASRARFGLVEKVVGLTPTMGGTQRLAARAGVARAKEFVYTGDTYDATTLERWNVVNRVLPDDGFDAAARKFAADLAAGPTQAHAATKRVLAHFEHGGVPEANAHVTSIAAGLFDTADLRGAVKSFLADGPGKATFTGR, encoded by the coding sequence ATGACCCGCCTGGACCGGGACGAGCACGGCCTGGCCGTGCTGACCATCGACGCGCCCCCGCTCAACCTGTACACCACCGAGCTGCAGAACGACCTCCTCACGGCGATCGCCGCGCTGGAAGCCGAGCCCGCGCGGGCGCTGCTGATCCGCGCCGAGGGCAAGATCGTGAGCGGTGGCGTCGACGTCTCCCTCTTCGACGCTCAGGGCTCGGCCGCCGAGGCGAAGGTCTTCTTCGACCGGCTGCTCACCGTCCCGGAACGCCTCGCCGCACTGCCGTTCCCGACGGTGTTCGCCGCACACGGCCTGTGCCTGACCTGGGCGTTCGAGGTCGCGGTGGCCTGCGACCTGCTGCTCGCGGCGTCGCGCGCGAGGTTCGGGCTGGTGGAGAAGGTGGTCGGGCTGACCCCGACGATGGGCGGGACCCAGCGCCTCGCCGCGCGGGCGGGGGTCGCACGCGCCAAGGAGTTCGTCTACACCGGCGACACCTACGACGCGACCACGCTCGAACGCTGGAACGTGGTCAACCGCGTGCTCCCGGACGACGGCTTCGACGCCGCGGCACGGAAGTTCGCCGCGGACCTGGCAGCGGGGCCGACGCAGGCCCACGCGGCCACCAAGCGCGTGCTCGCGCACTTCGAGCACGGCGGCGTGCCGGAGGCGAACGCCCACGTCACGTCCATCGCCGCCGGGCTCTTCGACACGGCCGACCTGCGCGGCGCGGTGAAGTCGTTCCTCGCCGACGGCCCCGGGAAGGCGACGTTCACCGGCCGCTGA
- a CDS encoding PaaX family transcriptional regulator — protein MAEPATPVAFGQRAKPRDPRAAAPRPTVSRRREVSHASARSLLMTVLGEYVLPRDRPVWTSMLVDVLGVLDVEEKSARQALARSSAEGWLVSERVGRRVRWSLTPPGRRLLTEGAERIYEFGRAGLSWDGRWLMLIVSVPEAKRDLRHRLRTRLTWAGFGSPVAGVWVSPDPSRQREAQQIVSELGLDAQAMSFTAAYGEVGEQESMVARSWDLSELTDRYEDFIDRFTGLQPAGGRPALRAQTELVHEWRRFPFLDPRLPAELLPAEWSGAKAAELFHRKHVDWRPEAQRHWDELLQKEEKA, from the coding sequence ATGGCGGAACCCGCCACCCCGGTCGCGTTCGGCCAGCGGGCGAAGCCGCGGGACCCCCGCGCCGCGGCGCCACGGCCGACGGTCAGCAGGAGGCGCGAGGTCAGCCACGCGAGCGCCCGCTCCCTGCTGATGACGGTCCTCGGCGAGTACGTGCTGCCGCGGGACCGGCCGGTGTGGACCTCCATGCTCGTCGACGTGCTGGGCGTGCTCGACGTCGAGGAGAAGTCGGCGCGCCAAGCGCTCGCGCGCTCCTCGGCCGAAGGGTGGCTGGTGTCCGAGCGCGTCGGGCGGCGCGTGCGCTGGTCGCTCACCCCGCCCGGGCGGCGGCTGCTCACCGAGGGCGCCGAGCGGATCTACGAGTTCGGCCGCGCCGGCCTGAGCTGGGACGGCCGGTGGCTGATGCTGATCGTCTCGGTGCCGGAGGCCAAGCGCGACCTGCGCCACCGCCTGCGCACCCGGCTGACCTGGGCGGGCTTCGGCTCGCCGGTGGCCGGCGTCTGGGTCAGCCCGGACCCGAGCCGGCAGCGCGAGGCCCAGCAGATCGTCTCCGAGCTGGGGCTCGACGCGCAGGCCATGTCGTTCACCGCGGCGTACGGCGAGGTCGGGGAGCAGGAGAGCATGGTCGCCCGCTCGTGGGACCTGTCCGAGCTGACCGACCGCTACGAGGACTTCATCGACCGGTTCACCGGCCTGCAGCCCGCCGGCGGCCGACCGGCGCTGCGCGCGCAGACCGAACTGGTGCACGAGTGGCGCCGCTTCCCGTTCCTCGACCCGCGGCTGCCCGCCGAGCTGCTGCCGGCCGAGTGGAGCGGGGCGAAGGCCGCGGAACTGTTCCACCGCAAGCACGTCGACTGGCGGCCGGAGGCGCAGCGGCACTGGGACGAGTTGCTCCAGAAGGAGGAGAAGGCATGA
- a CDS encoding LLM class flavin-dependent oxidoreductase, with protein sequence MAKTSALIPTTGDFATIARHARLADELGYESINCSHISARDSFTTLAALSTVAPRVRLGTAVAPIYHRSPASMAQTAATLDDLSGGRFRLGLGSGHRVTMAAWHGQEIGNPLAEMREYVSVVRSLLAGHPAPDGARWRSQFAFAGFSPRPGIPIYLAGLSRKMIRLAGEIADGIVLWACPSSYVRDVVVPEIAEARRAAGKDLAGFDIVAAIPTAATDDVAHAHAGIRAELHRYFGLPFYRAMFATAGYTPDITAYDAATGDEPRQMSAISDAFIDDLCAIGEQPAVVKSLDRYRTAGATNLMVTNIRGTDFEPALHAAARA encoded by the coding sequence ATGGCCAAGACGAGCGCGCTGATTCCCACCACCGGGGACTTCGCCACGATCGCCCGGCACGCGCGGCTCGCCGACGAGCTGGGTTACGAGTCGATCAACTGCTCGCACATCTCGGCGCGGGACTCGTTCACCACGCTCGCCGCGCTGTCCACCGTCGCCCCGCGCGTCCGCCTCGGCACGGCCGTCGCGCCGATCTACCACCGTTCGCCGGCGTCGATGGCGCAGACCGCCGCCACACTGGACGACCTGTCGGGCGGCCGTTTCCGGCTCGGCCTCGGCAGCGGGCACCGCGTGACGATGGCGGCCTGGCACGGCCAGGAGATCGGGAACCCGCTGGCGGAAATGCGCGAGTACGTGTCCGTGGTGCGGTCCCTGCTGGCCGGCCACCCGGCGCCCGACGGCGCCCGGTGGCGCTCGCAGTTCGCGTTCGCGGGATTCTCGCCGCGGCCCGGCATCCCGATCTACCTGGCCGGGCTGTCACGCAAGATGATCCGGCTCGCGGGCGAGATCGCCGACGGGATCGTGCTGTGGGCCTGCCCGTCTTCCTACGTCCGCGACGTCGTGGTGCCGGAAATCGCCGAGGCGCGCCGTGCCGCCGGGAAGGATCTCGCGGGCTTCGACATCGTGGCCGCAATCCCCACCGCCGCAACCGACGATGTGGCCCACGCCCACGCCGGAATCCGCGCCGAACTCCACCGCTACTTCGGATTGCCCTTCTACCGCGCCATGTTCGCGACAGCCGGCTACACCCCCGACATCACCGCCTACGACGCCGCCACCGGCGACGAGCCCCGCCAAATGTCCGCCATCAGCGACGCCTTCATCGACGACCTGTGCGCCATCGGCGAGCAGCCCGCGGTAGTCAAGTCCCTGGACCGCTACCGGACCGCCGGAGCGACCAACCTGATGGTGACCAACATCCGCGGCACCGACTTCGAACCCGCGTTGCACGCCGCGGCCCGGGCCTGA